The Caproicibacterium amylolyticum genome includes the window CCGCAGCCAATGGCATAGATAATCTGTCCTTTAAGCGTAATGGGGCTGGTTGTGTAGTCCGTTGCCATGAAGATTGCGCCCAGCAGCAGGCCGCCGCAGAGTATGTCGGTCAGCACGTCGCGGCCCATGAGCAGGGAAAGGAGTGCCGCAGTGCCAACGTACACCAGCGGAATCACCGGGGTGATGACTCTGCGGTACAGCAGATATGCAAAGCCGAGCAGCAGCGCCAGTGCGCAGGTTTCACCCAGGCAGCCGCCGCGGTCGCCGAGGAAAAGCTGCAGATAATTTGCGGAGAAAGTATTGTGCTGATTGATGATTCCCAGCGGAGTCGCTGTGGTAGCGGCATCCGCAGCCAGCGGCTTCGGCCAAGTGGCCATCGGGCCGGGGAAGGAATTCATTAGGATAATACGCGCCATCAGCGCAGGGTTTACAAAGTTTTGGCCAATGCCGCCGAACATTTGCTTGACAACTACGATTGCAACAACGTCACCCAGCATCAGCATCAGCGGATTCAGGGAGGATGGTACATTCATTGCCAGCAGAATGCCGGTAACTACAGCGGAAAGGTCAAAAATTGTGTTTTCACGCTTCATTGCCTTGCGGCATAAGTATTCACACAGTACACAGGTAAGTACGGAAATAATCAGCAGGCACAGCGAACGCCATCCAAACAGAACAATGGAGGCGACCATGGCGGGAACAAGTGCAATAATTACGTCCAGCATGATGCGCTGCGTGTTGGTAGAGGTGTGTACGTGCGGGGAAGAAGAAACAAGTAGTTTACCCATTATTTTTTAGCACCTCCTGCTTTGACGAGCGCCTTGCCGATGCGGATAGCCTGCACCAGCGGACGCCCTGCCGGGCAGTTAAAGGCACAGGTGCCGCATTCCATGCAGTCCATAATGTCGTACTCCTGCAGTGCAGCAACGTCCTTTGCATTTGCGTAGGTTTCCAGTTTGGTGGGCACCAGATGCATCGGGCAGCCCATTACACAGCGGCCGCAGCGGATGCAGGCGGTAACGTCCGGTTTGTGCGCTTCTGATTCGCTCAAAAAGAGCAGTCCGTTGTTCTGCTTTTGCACCGGAACGTCCACACTGGGTACAGCCATACCCATCATTGGGCCGCCAACCAAAATTTTTGCCGGTTCCTCTTTCATTCCAACAAATTCCATGACATCCCGTACGCGCGCGCCAATCGGCACAATTACGTTTTTGGGCTGAGAAACGGCACCGCCGTCCACTGTCAGGCGCTTTTTGATCAGCGGAATTCCGTCTTTCAGGTAGCCGCCCAAAAATGCCGCGCTGGTGATGTTCATCACAATGCAGCCAACGTCAGCGGGCAGCTTGCCCATAGGAACTTCGCGGTCTGTACATGCCTTGATGAGCACTTTTTCAGCACCTTGTGGGTACGTTGCACGCAGCGGCAGTACGCCGACGCTGCCGTCTGCGTTGCGCTTGTCAGCAGCAAGCATTGCGCTTAGCTGCTGAATTGCCTGCGGTTTGTTGCTTTCCACGGCAATCACACCGCGGCTGAGCTTGAGCATTTTCTTTACGGCAAACACACCGTCCAGCACATTTGCGGTGTTTTCCAGAGCCTCGCGGTTGTCCGCAGTGAGGTATGGTTCGCACTCTGCAAGGTTGATGATCAGTGTGTCTACGCTTTTGCCTTCCGGAACGTTCAGCTTCACATGGGTCGGAAAACCTGCGCCGCCCAGACCGACCAGTCCAGACTCACGCACAGCTTTCAGGAAGCTTTTCAGGTCACTTACTTCCGGAGCCTTCAGGTCAGGGCACAGTTCCATTTTGCCGTCGGATTCAATGATGACTGCGTCACCATAACCGCCGCCGCAAAGCTGGATTTTCTGAATTGCCTTTACCTTGCCGGAAACACTTGCATGGATTGGTGCACTGACGAAGCCGGTACTGTCGCCGATTTTCTGGCCGACTGTTACCAAGTCGCCGGGCTTTACCAGCGGGGTGCAGGGAGCGCCCACATGCATTTGCATGGGGATGGCAACCTCACCGGGAACCGGCATAACCACAGACTCCGTCTGCGCGGTGTGCTTGCGGTGTGGGACCGCAGCACCGCCGTGCGTCCGGAATGGTTTCTTTGGAAAGCTCAATTCCATACTTTTCCCTCCAATACTTAACTTGACTTGAATCTATATTTCACTATCTATATAAGATAAGAATACACAATAGATATCGCACAAAAACACTTTAAAGTAAATGGCTTTGTTTAAAAAAGAACAAAAATACATATATTGAAAGCACAAAATTGGCACATCTACCCTGAACATTCACACAAATACAGTGCAAAGCTGAAAGACATCAGGTTTTGAAGTGTTCCAAAAACGGTGTTACTGCACGCAGAACTAACCCAGTAAGGATACCCGCTGCCACGCCGAACAACAGCAGCCACGGTGCGTACCAGCCAACCGCCGGTGTTGTCAGTAGGGCAGCAACGCCGAGCTGTGCCATATTGTGCGTCAGCGCACCGGCAACACCGAGGCCAATGGTGCCAAACGGCTGTTTTTTCGGCCGGAGCAACAGCCACATAACCAGGGTGCTGGCAAGACCACCCGCCGTGCTCATTAGCAGCGCGACAGAGCCGGACATTGCACCTGCAAATAGTCCCTTGAGCAGTGCAATACAAAGTGCCGGCACCAGCCCCACAGCACCGGCCGCATACATGGTAACAATATTGGAAAGCCCAAGCTTTGCGCCGGGCGGCAGCATCGGCAGCGGCGGCAGCATGGCTTCCAGTGCGGAGAGCACCAGTGCCAGTGCGCCGAGCATTCCGATAAAAGCCACGCGGCGCGTTGCTTGGGAAATGCGTATTTTAGCTTTCATTGAAAGCGGTGTCATCCAGTGACACCGTCCACCTCGCTTTTGCTGCCGACCAGCCGGAGACTGACTTTTGCGGGCAGGCAAACAGCCGCCTGCCCGGCTTTGGTCAGCTTCCCAGTGCGTACGCACACTTGGTCTGGGCAGTCAGAGTGGGAAAAAGAGATTTTTCCGGGTTCCAGCAGCAGTTTTACATGGTAGCTGCCGCCGATATCGATTGACTGTGTGGTTGTTTGCGTGGAAAGATTATAGGTATGAATGACCTTTCCGTTTTCTTCCACAACTGCAGTCAGTGTTTGCGTGTTCGGCCGGAAATTGTTCCACAGCAGCAGTCCAACGGCAAGTACCAGCACCGGCAGAATCAGGAGCAGGTCTTTTTTCTTAAACATGGTTCTCCTAAATTGAAATAGAATGTAGGGCAATATTTGATGCTGACTTTTCGCTGCTTACTGTGAAAGCGGCGGAAAGCAAGCTGCTAAAAACAATTTCTTAATTTTAAGCGGCAAGCCGGTAACTGCTGCCGGTGAGATGAAAGCGGTCTTTCAGTCCGGCAGAAACATAAACATTGGATTTGCTGTCAACGTAAATGGTTTGTGCGCCGTAGCTTTGAGCGAGCGCGGCCCCTTTGTCTTTGCCCAGAAGAAAGCAGGCGGTGGAAAGCGCATCACTCAGCGCACCGTTGTTGCAGACAACGGTTACAGAAACAAGGCCGTTGTTTTCCGGCATACCGGTTTTAGGGTTCAGCAGATGGTGATAGGTTTTGCCGTCCTTGGTGAATTCTTTTTCGTAAGTACCGGAGGTGGAAACATACTGTCCGCCCTCCAGAGAAATAGTGCCGACGCTGCCTGTTTCATTGTCCGGTGTTTTCGGGTCGCGCACTGCAACACTCCAGCCGGAATTGTCCGGCTTGTTTCCGTAAAGGCCAATACTGCCGCCCACCGCGATGACTGCAGCCTGCACGCCGGTTTTGGAATAAGCCTCCACTGCTTTGTCACATGCGGCACCTTTACCAACGGAACCGAGGTCAACACCTTCGTAGTGCATTTTCAGGGAAGCAGTTTTGTCGGTTTCATTCAGCCGCAGGTCCTTGTAATTAACACGCGGCAGCAGGTTTTTCAGCTCATCGCTGGTGGGAACGTGCTGCTTGCCGTCAAAATCCCACAGGGAAGTCAGCGGCAGTACGGTAGGGTCAAATGCACCGTCTGTTTTCTGTGCAACGTCAAGTGACATTTTCAGCAGGGAAGCGGTGTAGCTGTCTATGGTTTCCCAGGTAGAGCCGGAGGCATTGTTCAACTTGTAAATGTCACTGTCTTCCACACGCCAGGAAATCTTATCTTCCAGCGCAGTTACAGACTGTGCTGCAGCGGTGGCAGCGGCCTGTGCGTCTTTGCCGTAAACGGTCTGCTGCACATAGGTGCCCATGGCGTAGGAAGTGTTACTGCAGCTTTGTGCGCGGTATCCGAAGCGAACCCATAAAATCACCAGAACAGCGGCGATAACAGCGAGTACAGCGCAGAGTATGACAGTAATCTTCTTGTGTTTGGACATATAAACCTCCTCGGCGTTCCGTAAAAGAAAGCCACAAAATTTTTGTAAAAAATGTATATAAAGTATTATAACACAACTGACCGGATTGTCCAGTATAAGCGTGGCGTTTAGACCTCTGCTTTCTTAGGCAATTCAGCAGCAGTGTCTAAAAGCCAAAGCAAATTACCAGCAACTTCGCGCGCATGGACGGCTGCCGGTTTGTGTTCCGTAATTTACCAGGAACAGAACACACCGTCAAGGCTTCCGTGCACCGCTGCCGCATGAAAACGCGGGTATAGTGCCACCGCAGTCTGCACTGCATAGGTTTTTTCTTCTACGTCCGCCTCCACCGCGGTACATACAGATTCTGCGGCGGTGTGGAACAGTGTGTATGTTTGCTGCTCTGTCAGTCCCGATGTCAGCTCCAGAATCTCAGATTTTTGCGTTTGTGTCAGATTTAGCGGGAAAATATCCTGCCGCAGCAGAGCGAGCCCCAGTGTATTGACGAAAACCGGCTCATATAAATTGATTAGCAGACCTTTGTAGTCTGGGCAGTAAGCGTTCAGCAGCTGTATCACTTTTTTAGTTGAAAAGTGGGTGAGAAAATGGTTTTCTATGCACAGGCGGCGCAGATATTCGCAAAGGTATTCTGTGCCGGAAAGACTTTCGGGTACAGCATGGCAGAGCTGATAATCAATGGTACAGTTTACCTGATGCGCAAAATAGTAAACATCATAAGTTTTAAAAGACCGCCCAATGTCCCGCAGAGTGTCTGATAAAGAGGTGTTTTCAATCTGCGGAACGCTTTCACACGCTTGCTGGTACAGTCCTTTGCAACGCAGAAACGCTTGCCGCCCGGTTTTCAGTGCGGCTTCATAAACAGGTTCCAAACTTTCGGCTTTCAGCAAATACCGCACGGGCAGAGCGTTCTCTTTTAGATACAGGTGCAGCAGGAAACAAATGGAGGAGAGCAGCTCCTGCGCGGTTTCAGCCCGCACCGAACTGCTGTCAATGGCATACAGTTTCGTTTTGTGCGAAAGCAATTCCCACAGCCGCATGGAAAGTATATTCAG containing:
- a CDS encoding FAD:protein FMN transferase, with the translated sequence MSKHKKITVILCAVLAVIAAVLVILWVRFGYRAQSCSNTSYAMGTYVQQTVYGKDAQAAATAAAQSVTALEDKISWRVEDSDIYKLNNASGSTWETIDSYTASLLKMSLDVAQKTDGAFDPTVLPLTSLWDFDGKQHVPTSDELKNLLPRVNYKDLRLNETDKTASLKMHYEGVDLGSVGKGAACDKAVEAYSKTGVQAAVIAVGGSIGLYGNKPDNSGWSVAVRDPKTPDNETGSVGTISLEGGQYVSTSGTYEKEFTKDGKTYHHLLNPKTGMPENNGLVSVTVVCNNGALSDALSTACFLLGKDKGAALAQSYGAQTIYVDSKSNVYVSAGLKDRFHLTGSSYRLAA
- a CDS encoding DUF6179 domain-containing protein gives rise to the protein MEENVLSLFGEDSELTASELNILSMRLWELLSHKTKLYAIDSSSVRAETAQELLSSICFLLHLYLKENALPVRYLLKAESLEPVYEAALKTGRQAFLRCKGLYQQACESVPQIENTSLSDTLRDIGRSFKTYDVYYFAHQVNCTIDYQLCHAVPESLSGTEYLCEYLRRLCIENHFLTHFSTKKVIQLLNAYCPDYKGLLINLYEPVFVNTLGLALLRQDIFPLNLTQTQKSEILELTSGLTEQQTYTLFHTAAESVCTAVEADVEEKTYAVQTAVALYPRFHAAAVHGSLDGVFCSW
- a CDS encoding RnfABCDGE type electron transport complex subunit D, whose amino-acid sequence is MGKLLVSSSPHVHTSTNTQRIMLDVIIALVPAMVASIVLFGWRSLCLLIISVLTCVLCEYLCRKAMKRENTIFDLSAVVTGILLAMNVPSSLNPLMLMLGDVVAIVVVKQMFGGIGQNFVNPALMARIILMNSFPGPMATWPKPLAADAATTATPLGIINQHNTFSANYLQLFLGDRGGCLGETCALALLLGFAYLLYRRVITPVIPLVYVGTAALLSLLMGRDVLTDILCGGLLLGAIFMATDYTTSPITLKGQIIYAIGCGCLTMLIRQFGSLPEGVSYSIIIMNILTPLIERATRPHAFGKAPKEKKKEAAQQ
- the rsxC gene encoding electron transport complex subunit RsxC, which encodes MELSFPKKPFRTHGGAAVPHRKHTAQTESVVMPVPGEVAIPMQMHVGAPCTPLVKPGDLVTVGQKIGDSTGFVSAPIHASVSGKVKAIQKIQLCGGGYGDAVIIESDGKMELCPDLKAPEVSDLKSFLKAVRESGLVGLGGAGFPTHVKLNVPEGKSVDTLIINLAECEPYLTADNREALENTANVLDGVFAVKKMLKLSRGVIAVESNKPQAIQQLSAMLAADKRNADGSVGVLPLRATYPQGAEKVLIKACTDREVPMGKLPADVGCIVMNITSAAFLGGYLKDGIPLIKKRLTVDGGAVSQPKNVIVPIGARVRDVMEFVGMKEEPAKILVGGPMMGMAVPSVDVPVQKQNNGLLFLSESEAHKPDVTACIRCGRCVMGCPMHLVPTKLETYANAKDVAALQEYDIMDCMECGTCAFNCPAGRPLVQAIRIGKALVKAGGAKK
- a CDS encoding NusG domain II-containing protein; protein product: MFKKKDLLLILPVLVLAVGLLLWNNFRPNTQTLTAVVEENGKVIHTYNLSTQTTTQSIDIGGSYHVKLLLEPGKISFSHSDCPDQVCVRTGKLTKAGQAAVCLPAKVSLRLVGSKSEVDGVTG
- a CDS encoding Gx transporter family protein; protein product: MKAKIRISQATRRVAFIGMLGALALVLSALEAMLPPLPMLPPGAKLGLSNIVTMYAAGAVGLVPALCIALLKGLFAGAMSGSVALLMSTAGGLASTLVMWLLLRPKKQPFGTIGLGVAGALTHNMAQLGVAALLTTPAVGWYAPWLLLFGVAAGILTGLVLRAVTPFLEHFKT